One region of Cydia fagiglandana chromosome 17, ilCydFagi1.1, whole genome shotgun sequence genomic DNA includes:
- the LOC134672842 gene encoding uncharacterized protein LOC134672842, giving the protein METTRSQTPRVPEGKPEGAPTPEGNGAVSAVPGTSTQHNTTRGDGAVPIVPPSSSRAYREEQTTLPSTTTHGAVPTVPTRYTHQMGAVSTVPPQIRHNSPRGGAVSTAPPRKGQPAAGIRAAGKPKARKPATWTPKPVGSVPQRTQALLPTPGTSTGTVPTGGKPPATEQTPVMEPALDPVSAQLEAGWTVQVSRKARRWKPNKRVETPVPPPPPVTAAAKPHKLNKKQRRKRRERLAALNTAPAPQQSVSGKGQAQAAAGPPAANRAPPQEKRAKGTRAKKESNQGARSSAKRARLDETISPRGEPKRQKTGPPGETPHADYAEAAKADLLVAVTTATSGHLTSQQSDEVQRQLLALLSQEARQPTSSLPAGPLFRGKPVWANGSLRLWCENQATLAWLKRSVATITLDEGEKVVVKRQSEVPKRVRCGILFPGVWEDFGEVGRALRYQNPWAEIDRWLLNRREVQGTETFAVVSVPETVVQPLVNRGRRLGFMLGSVYVKFEGSRGKFREQPPPSSTVAIDGAAEAPAEPMDTCVTTQAPVDEVQEPELQAPAQSPSVPEKDEEELLRDSSGSEGECAQGLGKLAIGKEEEEPMSAEEGDPGGGTPFAHW; this is encoded by the coding sequence ATGGAAACAACAAGATCCCAAACCCCGCGGGTGCCGGAAGGGAAACCGGAAGGCGCCCCAACACCGGAGGGAAACGGCGCAGTTTCGGCTGTACCCGGAACCTCCACCCAACACAACACTACACGAGGAGACGGAGCTGTCCCGATAGTTCCTCCCTCCTCATCACGTGCTTACAGGGAGGAACAAACAACCCTGCCAAGCACCACTACACACGGCGCTGTCCCGACAGTACCGACACGCTACACACACCAAATGGGAGCTGTCTCGACAGTACCCCCACAAATCAGACACAACTCACCCCGTGGTGGCGCTGTCTCGACAGCACCGCCTCGGAAGGGGCAGCCCGCAGCAGGGATTAGAGCCGCCGGGAAACCAAAGGCACGCAAACCTGCTACGTGGACGCCCAAACCAGTAGGTTCGGTACCACAGCGTACCCAAGCCCTACTGCCAACACCGGGGACATCCACGGGCACTGTTCCGACAGGAGGGAAACCCCCTGCCACGGAGCAGACCCCAGTGATGGAACCAGCGCTGGACCCCGTCTCTGCTCAGCTGGAGGCGGGCTGGACCGTTCAGGTGTCCAGGAAGGCGCGGAGGTGGAAGCCCAATAAACGGGTGGAAACTCCCGTGCCCCCGCCTCCCCCTGTTACAGCTGCGGCTAAGCCGCATAAGCTGAACAAGAAGCAGAGAAGGAAGCGCAGAGAGAGACTAGCAGCTCTCAACACCGCCCCGGCGCCTCAACAGAGCGTCTCTGGGAAGGGTCAGGCGCAGGCTGCAGCTGGTCCACCAGCAGCGAACCGTGCCCCTCCCCAGGAAAAGAGGGCGAAGGGGACCAGGGCCAAGAAGGAAAGTAACCAGGGTGCCCGGTCTTCTGCCAAGAGGGCCCGACTGGATGAGACAATATCTCCCAGAGGAGAGCCTAAGAGGCAGAAGACTGGACCGCCTGGTGAAACCCCCCATGCCGATTATGCAGAGGCGGCAAAGGCTGACCTGCTGGTGGCGGTAACTACTGCCACCTCGGGACACCTGACCTCGCAACAATCGGATGAGGTCCAGAGGCAGCTGCTAGCCCTGCTCTCGCAGGAAGCTAGACAGCCCACCTCAAGCCTTCCCGCAGGCCCACTCTTCAGGGGCAAGCCCGTATGGGCGAATGGCTCCCTCAGATTGTGGTGCGAGAACCAGGCTACGCTAGCATGGCTCAAGCGCAGTGTGGCTACCATCACCCTCGATGAGGGGGAGAAGGTGGTAGTCAAGCGCCAGAGCGAGGTACCCAAACGAGTACGCTGCGGCATCCTGTTCCCGGGTGTCTGGGAGGACTTTGGCGAAGTAGGCCGAGCCCTCCGCTACCAGAACCCGTGGGCGGAAATAGACCGCTGGCTGCTCAACCGGCGAGAGGTGCAGGGAACGGAGACGTTCGCTGTGGTCAGTGTGCCGGAGACAGTCGTGCAGCCCCTTGTGAACCGCGGACGCCGGCTCGGCTTTATGCTGGGTTCGGTGTACGTGAAGTTTGAGGGGTCACGGGGCAAATTCAGGGAACAACCGCCCCCTAGCAGCACTGTCGCCATAGATGGCGCAGCTGAGGCACCTGCCGAGCCCATGGACACTTGCGTGACGACGCAGGCACCTGTTGACGAAGTCCAGGAGCCTGAGTTGCAGGCCCCAGCGCAGTCTCCTTCCGTCCCCGAGAAGGACGAAGAAGAACTTCTTCGTGACTCCTCGGGGAGTGAGGGGGAATGCGCGCAGGGGCTGGGCAAGCTGGCCATCGGCAAGGAGGAGGAGGAGCCGATGTCGGCGGAGGAGGGCGATCCTGGTGGAGGAACCCCCTTCGCCCATTGGTAA